Proteins encoded together in one Rhizobium leguminosarum bv. trifolii WSM1325 window:
- a CDS encoding Extracellular ligand-binding receptor (PFAM: Extracellular ligand-binding receptor~KEGG: mrd:Mrad2831_4422 extracellular ligand-binding receptor): protein MQMKTIILTLASAAFATAAFAEDPIKIGVPVGLSGANSVVAPSVVQAAELAVEEINAKGGVLGRPLELEIADDASGAAGAQKAFDSLVFQKEVNVIISMETSAARNAGLPIISKGDVPYIYTSFYEGKSCNANLFVDAWVPEQQVPPVVDNFISKQGAKKFFLIGSDYAFGRGMLTFAKGYIEKAGAQVVGEEYLPMDGSDWTAIISKVRSSGADAIITSTAGGAPNVTLTKQLRSSGVTLPYGNLAVDEGTAKSMGADAKDIFLSASYVTGIDSPENKAFLSAMDKKFGKELRTPNDLSVPQYEAIYLYKAAVEKAGSTDTADVLKALPDASFTGPRGKISMNKQHHAPLTMYLGQVKDDGSVAVVDSFKDVDPGDQCPNL, encoded by the coding sequence ATGCAAATGAAAACCATAATCCTGACGCTGGCATCTGCGGCATTCGCCACCGCAGCTTTCGCCGAGGACCCGATCAAGATCGGCGTGCCGGTCGGGCTGTCTGGCGCAAACAGCGTGGTCGCGCCATCCGTCGTCCAAGCTGCGGAGCTTGCCGTCGAAGAGATCAATGCCAAAGGCGGCGTGCTCGGGCGGCCATTGGAGCTTGAGATCGCCGACGACGCATCAGGGGCGGCCGGCGCGCAAAAGGCCTTCGATTCCCTGGTTTTCCAAAAGGAGGTGAACGTGATCATCTCTATGGAGACGAGTGCTGCGCGCAATGCCGGACTGCCGATTATTTCCAAGGGTGACGTGCCATACATCTACACGTCGTTCTACGAAGGCAAATCCTGCAACGCCAATCTTTTCGTCGATGCCTGGGTTCCAGAACAGCAGGTGCCGCCTGTCGTTGACAATTTCATCAGCAAACAGGGCGCAAAGAAATTCTTCCTGATCGGTTCGGATTATGCCTTCGGACGCGGCATGCTGACCTTCGCCAAGGGCTATATCGAAAAAGCCGGGGCTCAGGTCGTCGGCGAGGAATATCTGCCGATGGACGGCAGCGACTGGACGGCCATCATCTCCAAGGTCCGCTCCTCGGGCGCCGACGCCATCATCACCTCGACAGCCGGCGGCGCACCGAACGTGACCTTGACCAAGCAGTTGCGCTCGTCTGGCGTCACCCTGCCTTACGGCAATCTCGCCGTTGACGAAGGCACCGCCAAGAGCATGGGCGCGGATGCCAAGGACATCTTCCTCTCGGCATCCTACGTCACCGGCATCGATAGCCCGGAAAACAAGGCTTTTCTCTCGGCCATGGATAAGAAGTTCGGCAAGGAACTGCGCACGCCGAACGATCTTTCCGTGCCACAATATGAAGCGATCTACCTTTACAAGGCAGCCGTCGAAAAGGCCGGCAGCACGGATACGGCGGACGTGCTCAAAGCCCTCCCGGACGCATCCTTCACCGGTCCGCGCGGCAAGATCTCCATGAACAAACAGCACCACGCGCCGCTGACGATGTATCTTGGCCAGGTAAAGGACGATGGCAGCGTTGCAGTCGTCGATAGCTTCAAGGACGTCGATCCCGGCGATCAGTGCCCGAATCTCTGA
- a CDS encoding inner-membrane translocator (PFAM: inner-membrane translocator~KEGG: mrd:Mrad2831_4423 inner-membrane translocator) has translation MTLFLDIVSTAAILFIVAAGLLAIFGVLKIINFAHGAWLTIGAYCAVVVSRIGLNPWLAIPFAFLVGAILGGVAERFIVRPLYRRPLDAILATWGLGIVIGQLITLWFGRDVQFTPALLPGTFDLFGAGYSAYRLFAIVAAVGLGLGFTLLLDGTRLGLSARAVIMNETLARGLGIDTEKVRLATFMIGTGLAALAGVLLAPLTSVDPNMGVAWLTGAFMLVMVAGSSFGALAAACLIFGAAQVLVSIYFSPILGGITVAVLCAITLRIRPKGFARA, from the coding sequence ATGACGCTCTTTCTCGATATTGTCAGCACTGCGGCCATTCTCTTCATCGTTGCCGCCGGGCTGCTTGCGATCTTCGGCGTGCTGAAGATCATCAATTTCGCCCATGGCGCATGGCTGACCATCGGGGCCTACTGCGCTGTCGTCGTAAGCCGGATCGGCCTCAATCCGTGGCTTGCCATTCCCTTCGCGTTTCTGGTCGGAGCGATCCTCGGCGGTGTTGCCGAACGGTTCATCGTGCGGCCTCTCTATCGTCGGCCGCTCGATGCCATTCTTGCAACCTGGGGCCTTGGCATCGTCATCGGCCAGTTGATCACGCTCTGGTTTGGCCGTGATGTCCAGTTCACGCCGGCGCTGCTGCCCGGCACTTTCGATCTCTTTGGCGCCGGCTACTCGGCCTACCGTCTTTTCGCCATTGTCGCGGCTGTCGGTCTGGGGCTCGGCTTCACCTTGCTGCTCGATGGGACAAGGCTTGGTCTTTCCGCCCGGGCGGTCATCATGAATGAAACGCTGGCGCGCGGACTTGGTATCGATACCGAAAAGGTGCGGCTGGCGACCTTCATGATCGGCACCGGCCTTGCCGCCCTTGCCGGCGTGCTGCTCGCGCCGCTGACCAGCGTCGATCCCAATATGGGTGTCGCCTGGCTGACGGGCGCCTTCATGCTGGTGATGGTCGCAGGCTCTTCCTTCGGCGCGCTTGCCGCCGCCTGCCTCATCTTCGGGGCCGCTCAGGTGCTTGTCAGCATCTATTTCAGTCCAATCCTCGGCGGCATCACCGTCGCCGTCCTCTGCGCAATCACACTGCGCATCCGTCCGAAGGGATTTGCCCGTGCGTGA
- a CDS encoding ABC transporter related (PFAM: ABC transporter related; inner-membrane translocator~SMART: AAA ATPase~KEGG: mrd:Mrad2831_4424 ABC transporter related), protein MRDRQRLRLFLLLALALTALLLIVFGPMFLGRFSLNVLTRSMIYAMLAVTVDLLWGYTGVLTFGQAAFFGVGAYATAMVLTHIGASPALFVVALVAAVLVPLVLGLAVGWLSFYHGSTPLYATVISLVVPIVVTQLVFSGGTWTGSSSGLVGYETLPLGLPGYFRLSGASLLVLAVLAIVFVRSDAGRLLVAIRDNEARVAYLGMNPARLKIVLTGVLAGVCGLAGFLFANASGVVAPENTGFVFGTELVVWTALGGRGTIIGPLFGAIGIDYLSASLSGDLPFLWQLIIGALFVAMIILLPGGLASLVTRFLQSANSSSTLKSLPTRIVAKDGALAGKSLLSIRGLGKSYGSFSVLKGIDLEIGAGELVSLVGPNGAGKTTLMRCLSDGTQQIEGQVDIIGTNIAGRAPERIVALGVGRKFQVASIFDSMTIGECLKMARFSRERPNAMRSLGEIMLPAAAAEILTLTGMADMLDKPVLLLSHGQRQALELAMVVALEPRIILLDEPTAGLTKTERMTIGTILKKLTDEMGFAAILVEHDLDFVRNISSRIVVLHQGKLVLDGTVNDVVNSETVRTIYAGGAHG, encoded by the coding sequence GTGCGTGACAGACAAAGACTCCGGCTTTTCCTTCTTCTGGCGCTGGCGCTCACAGCTCTGCTGTTGATCGTCTTCGGACCGATGTTTCTCGGCCGCTTCAGCCTCAACGTACTGACGCGTTCGATGATCTACGCCATGCTGGCGGTCACCGTCGACTTGCTCTGGGGCTACACGGGTGTCCTCACTTTCGGGCAGGCGGCGTTTTTTGGCGTGGGCGCCTATGCCACCGCCATGGTTCTTACCCATATCGGCGCAAGCCCGGCGCTTTTCGTCGTCGCGCTTGTCGCCGCCGTGCTCGTTCCACTCGTGCTTGGCCTCGCCGTTGGCTGGCTGTCGTTCTATCACGGCTCGACACCGCTCTATGCCACCGTGATCTCGCTCGTGGTGCCGATCGTCGTCACACAGCTCGTCTTTTCGGGCGGCACGTGGACTGGTTCCTCGAGTGGCCTCGTCGGTTACGAAACCCTCCCGCTCGGGCTTCCTGGCTATTTCCGCCTGTCAGGCGCGAGCCTGCTGGTCTTGGCCGTTCTTGCCATCGTCTTCGTCCGGTCGGACGCCGGCCGCCTGCTCGTCGCAATCCGCGACAATGAAGCCCGCGTTGCCTATCTGGGCATGAACCCCGCCCGGCTGAAGATCGTCCTGACGGGCGTTCTGGCTGGCGTATGCGGCCTGGCGGGCTTCCTTTTTGCCAACGCTTCCGGTGTCGTCGCTCCTGAAAACACCGGTTTCGTTTTTGGAACCGAACTCGTCGTCTGGACGGCGCTTGGCGGCCGGGGAACGATTATCGGACCGCTGTTTGGCGCAATCGGCATCGATTATCTGAGCGCCAGTCTTTCGGGCGATCTGCCCTTCCTGTGGCAACTGATCATCGGTGCGCTCTTCGTCGCCATGATCATCCTTTTGCCGGGCGGCCTCGCTTCCCTGGTGACGCGGTTCCTGCAGTCGGCGAACTCCAGCAGCACTCTAAAGTCGTTGCCGACCCGCATCGTCGCCAAGGATGGTGCGTTGGCGGGCAAAAGCCTTCTGTCGATCCGCGGTCTCGGCAAGTCCTATGGCAGCTTCTCCGTCCTCAAGGGCATCGACCTTGAAATCGGCGCTGGAGAACTCGTCAGCCTGGTCGGCCCCAACGGCGCCGGCAAGACCACGCTGATGCGTTGTCTGTCGGACGGTACCCAGCAGATCGAAGGTCAGGTAGACATCATCGGTACAAATATCGCCGGTCGTGCACCCGAACGGATCGTCGCCCTCGGCGTCGGCCGAAAATTTCAGGTTGCCAGCATCTTCGACAGCATGACCATCGGTGAATGCCTCAAGATGGCGCGTTTCAGCCGCGAGAGACCCAACGCGATGCGGTCGCTTGGCGAGATCATGCTGCCGGCAGCGGCAGCCGAGATCCTGACGCTCACCGGCATGGCTGATATGCTGGACAAGCCGGTCTTGCTGCTGTCGCATGGTCAAAGACAGGCTCTCGAACTGGCGATGGTCGTCGCTCTGGAACCACGCATCATTCTTCTCGACGAGCCGACTGCGGGTCTTACCAAGACTGAGCGCATGACCATCGGAACCATCCTCAAGAAACTGACGGACGAAATGGGTTTCGCCGCCATCCTGGTCGAACACGATCTGGATTTCGTGCGCAACATATCGAGCCGCATCGTGGTTCTCCACCAGGGCAAGCTCGTTCTCGACGGCACGGTGAATGACGTGGTCAATTCCGAAACGGTTCGCACCATCTACGCAGGAGGCGCCCATGGCTGA
- a CDS encoding ABC transporter related (PFAM: ABC transporter related~SMART: AAA ATPase~KEGG: mrd:Mrad2831_4425 ABC transporter related), with translation MADTFKLKLGEVSSGYGAVDVVNGVSLAIRPGEIFALMGKNGMGKTTLLKTILGFLRAGKGTIEVDGASITDRKPAELIASGIGYAPQELPLFQDLSIRDNLRLALKGDLDLPSALERVYGYFPFLKDRLAQKAGTLSGGEQKMLILARALMLRPKLLLIDEISEGLQPSVVQNIAKALRDDREKRGTTILLVEQNLDFALSVADRWAILKLGAIEDESPNGPDSRDHVLQHLKI, from the coding sequence ATGGCTGATACGTTCAAACTCAAGCTCGGCGAGGTCTCGAGCGGATATGGCGCGGTCGATGTCGTCAATGGCGTGTCGCTCGCCATCCGGCCGGGGGAGATCTTCGCGCTCATGGGCAAGAACGGCATGGGCAAGACGACGCTGCTGAAGACGATCCTCGGCTTCCTGCGTGCCGGCAAGGGCACGATCGAGGTGGACGGTGCTAGTATCACCGACAGGAAGCCCGCGGAGCTGATCGCTTCCGGCATCGGCTACGCCCCTCAGGAATTGCCGTTGTTCCAGGATCTCTCCATCCGCGACAATCTCCGCCTGGCGCTCAAGGGCGATCTGGATCTGCCATCCGCCCTGGAGCGGGTCTATGGCTATTTCCCGTTCCTGAAGGACCGGCTGGCGCAGAAGGCCGGCACCCTGTCGGGCGGGGAGCAGAAAATGCTGATCCTCGCACGGGCACTGATGCTGCGTCCAAAACTGCTGCTGATCGACGAAATCTCCGAAGGCCTGCAACCCTCCGTCGTTCAGAACATCGCCAAAGCATTAAGGGACGATCGCGAGAAACGTGGCACGACCATTCTGCTCGTCGAACAGAACCTGGATTTTGCCCTTTCGGTGGCCGACCGCTGGGCCATTCTCAAACTTGGGGCGATCGAAGACGAAAGCCCCAATGGTCCAGACAGCCGCGACCACGTCCTGCAACACCTTAAGATCTAG
- a CDS encoding Amidase (PFAM: Amidase~KEGG: reh:H16_A1469 amidase): MPYLDADVGSAAIGPLSGLRLAVKDLFDVAGYPTAAGNAAVLAASGIKTSTAPLVQTLLDAGACFVGKTNTDELAYSLIGGNIHFGMPINPRDPHLVPGGSSSGSAVAVAAGLADIGLGTDTSGSIRLPAAVNGLIGWRPTHGSLDNRALRPLAPSFDVPGFMTRSLEPMAAVMSAVGMPAANDQPSSILIPKDIFATIDDAVADEMIARLRSAGMPIRMTNAIASFSLADLALTFITILQREAWESNRTLFERSPEAIAPNIAARLLSGSHLVDEEVREAGRIRKLFSAEIDRLLRENVVVALPTLATSPPRRDAEPESFAAFRSACIKLLCLSGLSGCPQLAFPIVNCAGSGSLSLFGARGADRMLIDLARRLGAG, from the coding sequence ATGCCCTATCTGGATGCGGATGTCGGGAGCGCGGCTATCGGTCCGCTTTCCGGCCTTCGCCTGGCGGTCAAGGACCTTTTCGACGTTGCCGGCTATCCGACCGCGGCCGGCAACGCCGCGGTACTCGCTGCCTCCGGCATCAAGACATCGACGGCGCCTCTGGTCCAGACGCTGCTGGATGCCGGCGCCTGTTTCGTCGGCAAAACCAATACGGATGAGCTCGCCTATTCCCTGATCGGCGGCAACATCCACTTCGGCATGCCGATCAATCCGCGCGATCCCCACCTCGTTCCCGGCGGATCGTCGTCGGGCTCGGCCGTCGCGGTTGCCGCTGGTCTCGCCGATATCGGCCTTGGAACAGACACATCCGGCTCCATCCGTCTGCCCGCCGCCGTCAACGGCCTCATCGGCTGGCGGCCGACACATGGAAGCCTCGACAACAGAGCGCTGCGTCCGCTGGCGCCAAGCTTCGACGTGCCGGGCTTCATGACGAGAAGCCTGGAACCAATGGCCGCGGTGATGAGCGCCGTCGGCATGCCCGCGGCAAATGACCAACCATCATCTATTCTCATTCCCAAGGATATCTTCGCAACCATTGACGACGCGGTCGCCGACGAGATGATCGCCCGCCTTCGATCAGCGGGCATGCCTATTCGCATGACCAATGCTATCGCCTCGTTCAGCCTCGCCGATCTTGCTTTGACGTTCATCACCATCCTGCAAAGGGAAGCCTGGGAAAGCAACAGAACACTCTTCGAGCGGAGCCCTGAAGCCATTGCGCCCAATATTGCGGCGCGTCTTCTGTCAGGATCTCACCTGGTCGACGAGGAGGTGCGCGAGGCAGGCAGGATCCGCAAACTTTTTTCCGCGGAGATCGACCGATTGCTCCGCGAAAATGTGGTTGTCGCTCTTCCGACCTTGGCCACGAGCCCGCCAAGGCGCGACGCAGAACCGGAAAGCTTTGCCGCATTTCGTTCCGCCTGCATCAAGCTTCTGTGTCTTTCAGGCCTTAGCGGCTGCCCGCAACTGGCTTTTCCCATTGTCAATTGCGCGGGGAGCGGTTCGCTTTCCTTGTTCGGCGCAAGGGGCGCCGACAGGATGCTCATTGATCTGGCCAGGCGACTAGGAGCTGGGTGA
- a CDS encoding protein of unknown function DUF606 (PFAM: protein of unknown function DUF606~KEGG: ret:RHE_PE00365 hypothetical protein), with product MFILLACLGGVLVGLSRQLNGRLSVSTTPLIASFWNHAIGFAALTCLGLFVGGLLPAGAAEAPWYAYLGGPIGVIFVAAGSWVIARIGAVNSALLIIGGQMVTGVAFDYISAVPASFWANATGIVLIVGGMMVSRGRRKAGGSQ from the coding sequence ATGTTCATTCTCCTGGCGTGCCTGGGCGGTGTGCTCGTCGGCCTCAGTCGTCAGCTCAATGGACGGTTGAGCGTATCGACGACGCCGCTGATCGCATCCTTCTGGAACCATGCGATAGGCTTTGCCGCCCTCACCTGCCTCGGTCTTTTTGTGGGAGGTTTGCTTCCTGCGGGTGCGGCCGAGGCGCCTTGGTATGCCTATCTGGGTGGTCCCATCGGCGTCATCTTCGTGGCGGCGGGCAGCTGGGTCATTGCTCGAATAGGCGCGGTCAATTCGGCTCTGCTGATCATCGGTGGTCAGATGGTGACAGGGGTGGCGTTTGATTATATCAGCGCCGTGCCCGCGTCGTTTTGGGCGAACGCGACCGGAATTGTTCTCATCGTCGGCGGAATGATGGTCAGTCGGGGACGACGCAAAGCCGGCGGCTCGCAATAG
- a CDS encoding protein of unknown function DUF606 (PFAM: protein of unknown function DUF606~KEGG: ret:RHE_PE00364 hypothetical protein) has protein sequence MTIEARSSHPIYFVGAFATGGLLTFMVHLNGELARYGNPLFSSWTAHGTGIIAAVLLLLMVHRRRTPRVEKAPDAPWWAYLGGISGAATVILTSTAVNSPLGLSGTLALGLAGQVAFSVAADSWGLFGLPKRRPDRRDIVALGLVVTGAALIILFGRGAA, from the coding sequence ATGACCATCGAAGCACGTAGTTCGCATCCCATCTACTTCGTCGGCGCTTTCGCCACGGGCGGGCTCCTGACTTTCATGGTGCACCTCAACGGCGAGTTGGCCCGTTATGGCAATCCTCTGTTCTCATCTTGGACCGCACACGGCACAGGCATCATCGCCGCCGTCCTTCTTCTCCTGATGGTCCACCGCCGGCGCACGCCCAGGGTAGAAAAAGCTCCCGATGCACCTTGGTGGGCTTATCTCGGAGGGATATCCGGCGCTGCAACGGTAATTCTGACCTCTACTGCGGTCAACTCACCGCTCGGGCTCTCCGGCACCTTGGCTTTGGGTTTGGCAGGCCAGGTCGCCTTCAGCGTCGCGGCCGACAGTTGGGGACTGTTCGGTCTGCCAAAGCGGCGCCCAGACAGACGAGACATCGTAGCACTCGGCTTGGTCGTCACGGGGGCTGCACTCATTATACTGTTTGGGCGAGGTGCGGCGTGA
- a CDS encoding Uracil-DNA glycosylase superfamily (PFAM: Uracil-DNA glycosylase superfamily~KEGG: G:T/U mismatch-specific DNA glycosylase), whose translation MSEILAPGLSVVFCGLNPALSAVRDGHNFSNPSNRFWRVLHLAGFTPRLLRADEERELLQYGCGLTSAVSRPTKSASELKKQDYRSAAPVLENKIRKIAPANLAFLGKAAYAAISLRADVEWGRQPEVFAGADVWLLPNPSGLNRAFTLTTLTEHYLDLRLTL comes from the coding sequence TTGTCGGAGATCCTCGCTCCTGGCCTTTCCGTGGTTTTCTGCGGATTGAATCCGGCTCTGTCCGCGGTTCGCGACGGCCATAATTTCTCGAACCCGAGCAACCGTTTTTGGCGGGTCTTGCATCTAGCCGGATTTACACCGCGTCTGCTGCGGGCGGATGAAGAGCGCGAGCTGCTGCAATATGGCTGCGGTCTGACATCCGCGGTGTCACGTCCTACGAAAAGCGCAAGCGAGCTCAAGAAGCAGGACTATCGCAGCGCCGCGCCCGTCCTGGAAAACAAGATACGAAAGATTGCGCCAGCCAATTTGGCCTTTCTCGGAAAGGCGGCATACGCGGCGATCAGTCTTCGAGCCGATGTTGAATGGGGTCGGCAGCCTGAGGTATTTGCCGGCGCAGACGTCTGGCTGTTGCCAAATCCGAGCGGCCTCAACAGAGCCTTCACCTTGACGACATTGACCGAACACTATCTCGACCTGAGATTGACGCTGTAG
- a CDS encoding MOSC domain containing protein (PFAM: MOSC domain containing protein; Oxidoreductase FAD-binding domain protein; oxidoreductase FAD/NAD(P)-binding domain protein; ferredoxin~KEGG: mno:Mnod_6438 MOSC domain containing protein): MGRLLSVNVGLPREINWQGKIVNTAIWKTPVDGPRMVRRLNVDGDGQGDLAGHGGERRAVFVYQTDSYGYWQEHLRRDDFVYGQFGENFTVDGLPDVEVCIGDRYRIGGALFEVTQPRVTCYRLGIRMEEPEMAALVVKHGRPGFYFRVLGEGEVQAGDEITKVGSGPEGMSVFEINALLYMPGHPHDQLERALRIPALSAGWRGSFEALLKQERKEGATTGNAGLAAASGPPPAWRGFRPLRVSRKVRESGSVVSLVLEPADGQPVAAALPGQFVVLRFGPASAPALTRSYSLSGEPGGTHYRVSVKREAHGAASGYIDEELRVGDIVQASAARGSFTLRPGDTPVVLLSAGIGVTPVLAMLHVLAAEASSREVWWLYGTRNGREHPFAEEARGLLKRLPHHHSHVCYSTPDPKDRPDIDFDARGHLNAQALKSLNLPRDCDVYVCGPSSFMSDLSAGLAALGIAPNRIHTEMFSAGPAMTPGIAASPRRPPHLPKGLAGSGPLVSFARTGLNVRWEPTFQSLLELAEACDVPVRWSCRTGVCHTCETGLVEGRVRYRPDPIDAAADGNVLICCSKPDGDIVIDL; the protein is encoded by the coding sequence ATGGGACGCTTGCTTTCGGTCAATGTGGGCCTGCCGCGCGAGATCAACTGGCAAGGCAAGATCGTCAACACTGCCATTTGGAAGACGCCGGTCGACGGCCCGCGCATGGTGCGGCGCCTGAACGTTGACGGCGATGGACAAGGCGATCTGGCCGGCCACGGCGGCGAACGCCGCGCAGTCTTTGTCTATCAGACCGATTCCTATGGGTACTGGCAGGAGCACTTGCGCCGAGACGACTTCGTCTACGGGCAGTTCGGCGAGAATTTCACCGTCGATGGCTTGCCGGACGTAGAGGTATGCATAGGAGACCGTTACCGGATCGGCGGTGCCCTGTTCGAAGTGACGCAACCGCGCGTCACCTGTTACCGGCTCGGCATACGCATGGAGGAGCCGGAGATGGCCGCGCTGGTGGTCAAGCACGGCCGACCTGGTTTCTATTTCCGTGTGCTGGGGGAAGGCGAAGTGCAGGCCGGCGACGAGATCACCAAGGTCGGGTCCGGACCGGAGGGCATGAGCGTTTTCGAGATCAACGCGCTACTTTATATGCCGGGTCACCCTCACGATCAGTTGGAGCGCGCCCTGCGCATCCCGGCACTAAGCGCAGGATGGCGCGGTTCATTCGAGGCGCTGCTCAAGCAGGAGCGAAAGGAGGGCGCGACGACAGGGAATGCCGGGCTGGCAGCCGCGTCCGGGCCGCCTCCGGCATGGCGCGGATTCCGCCCATTGCGTGTGTCGCGCAAGGTGCGCGAAAGCGGTAGCGTCGTTTCCCTCGTGCTCGAACCGGCAGATGGCCAACCTGTTGCCGCAGCACTCCCCGGGCAGTTCGTGGTGCTGCGGTTCGGCCCGGCTTCGGCGCCTGCGCTGACGCGCAGCTATTCGCTGTCGGGCGAGCCCGGCGGCACGCATTACCGCGTCAGCGTCAAGCGGGAAGCCCATGGCGCTGCCAGCGGTTACATCGACGAGGAATTGCGGGTCGGCGACATCGTGCAGGCAAGTGCGGCACGCGGCAGTTTCACGTTGCGACCGGGCGATACGCCGGTTGTTCTGTTGAGCGCCGGGATCGGGGTGACGCCCGTGCTCGCGATGCTTCATGTTTTGGCCGCCGAAGCATCGTCCCGGGAAGTCTGGTGGCTATATGGAACCCGCAACGGCCGCGAACATCCCTTTGCCGAGGAGGCGCGCGGGCTGCTTAAGAGGCTTCCTCACCACCACAGCCATGTTTGCTACAGCACTCCCGACCCCAAGGATCGGCCCGATATAGATTTCGACGCTCGCGGCCATTTGAATGCGCAGGCGCTCAAGTCGCTCAACCTGCCGCGCGATTGTGACGTCTATGTCTGCGGGCCGTCGAGCTTCATGAGCGATCTGAGCGCCGGCCTTGCAGCCTTGGGCATCGCGCCGAACCGGATCCACACCGAGATGTTCAGCGCGGGTCCCGCGATGACCCCGGGCATAGCTGCCTCGCCGCGCCGGCCACCACATTTGCCGAAAGGGCTTGCAGGTTCCGGGCCACTGGTCTCGTTTGCCCGCACCGGCCTCAATGTGCGCTGGGAGCCGACATTCCAGAGCTTGCTCGAGTTGGCCGAGGCCTGCGACGTGCCAGTGCGATGGTCGTGCCGCACCGGCGTCTGTCATACTTGCGAGACCGGACTTGTCGAGGGAAGGGTCCGCTACCGCCCGGACCCCATCGATGCGGCGGCGGACGGCAATGTGCTGATCTGCTGCTCGAAGCCTGACGGCGACATCGTGATCGATTTGTAA
- a CDS encoding Pirin domain protein (PFAM: Pirin domain protein~KEGG: sme:SMa1262 hypothetical protein), protein MLLKGERTFVVRDMGGFVTHLNMPGWLKPNSTDHGHGPLAMVVESILDPGRLIAMHEHRNDEIISWVPEGVMRHDDKAAGRLVIDRDHLMVMNAGASFWHSEETLASDPPLRMLQILVRPYAVDLEPKIQHGPMVAAAANVWRHLVGPEGEGAPFYVRSAIDVFDIRLDAGIRVEFPQKHGRDLYFYVFSGFVVVGTRPFAEGEQGLHLSGDKLEVEAQSASTLVAFLLDPNATITKQGTVGDHKKIPPAIIIRAFLRWRKFRHMWRRHLSHRRSKTEKAI, encoded by the coding sequence ATGCTGCTCAAGGGCGAACGAACATTCGTGGTGCGGGATATGGGAGGCTTCGTCACGCACCTCAACATGCCGGGGTGGTTGAAGCCCAATTCGACTGATCACGGCCACGGCCCTCTCGCCATGGTCGTTGAATCCATCCTCGATCCTGGCCGCCTGATCGCCATGCATGAGCACAGGAACGACGAGATTATTTCCTGGGTGCCGGAAGGCGTCATGCGTCACGACGACAAGGCTGCCGGCCGGTTGGTTATCGACCGTGACCATCTGATGGTGATGAATGCCGGAGCAAGCTTTTGGCATTCCGAAGAGACGCTGGCATCCGATCCACCTTTGCGAATGCTGCAGATCCTCGTTCGCCCTTACGCGGTCGATCTGGAGCCGAAGATCCAGCACGGGCCGATGGTAGCTGCCGCGGCAAACGTCTGGCGACACCTGGTCGGGCCCGAAGGAGAGGGCGCGCCCTTCTATGTCCGCAGTGCGATCGACGTCTTTGATATCCGGCTAGACGCAGGCATACGGGTGGAATTCCCGCAGAAACATGGCCGAGACCTCTATTTCTATGTCTTTAGCGGTTTCGTTGTCGTCGGTACGCGACCGTTCGCCGAAGGCGAGCAGGGGCTGCATTTATCGGGTGACAAGCTCGAAGTAGAGGCGCAGAGTGCAAGTACGTTGGTCGCGTTTCTGCTCGACCCGAACGCAACTATCACCAAGCAGGGGACTGTCGGCGACCACAAGAAGATCCCGCCGGCGATCATCATTCGCGCGTTCCTGCGATGGAGAAAATTTCGCCATATGTGGCGTCGTCATCTTTCGCATCGCCGCTCGAAGACCGAAAAGGCGATATGA
- a CDS encoding conserved hypothetical protein (KEGG: rec:RHECIAT_PA0000289 hypothetical protein), with protein sequence MPTVAATPITPPDQHVVTAREAIEPLYEKLELQTESLVLSAALEAGWSSDEATKALATLRLQDALSTLGRTA encoded by the coding sequence ATGCCTACGGTTGCCGCCACACCCATCACCCCACCGGACCAGCACGTTGTAACGGCGCGCGAAGCCATCGAGCCGCTTTATGAGAAGCTCGAGCTTCAAACGGAATCGCTGGTTCTGTCTGCGGCGCTGGAAGCGGGATGGTCTTCGGACGAGGCAACCAAGGCTCTGGCGACGCTCAGACTTCAGGACGCACTTTCCACCCTTGGACGAACGGCCTGA